Within Desulfobacter sp., the genomic segment AGTTTAGGGGATTCGTCCTTGGCCAACACCGTGGCGGCTTTCTCCCTGACCGGCTTTTTGTGTACGTTGTAATGGATCAGGCAGCCCTGGGGGCAGGCCTCCACACAGATACCGCAGTACACACAGGCAAAGGGGTTGAATTCCCATATTTTCTCCTTGCGTGATACGGTAATACACTGGGATGGGCATTTCCTTGCACAAAGGCCGCAGAGGGTGCATTCCCTCACCTTGTTGTCCAGTTCTCCCCTGGCGTTCTTAAAACCCGGCCTCACCTCAATGGGGTAGGCCCGGGTGGCGCT encodes:
- a CDS encoding 4Fe-4S binding protein, translating into MIKNIFKNFVSKSATRAYPIEVRPGFKNARGELDNKVRECTLCGLCARKCPSQCITVSRKEKIWEFNPFACVYCGICVEACPQGCLIHYNVHKKPVREKAATVLAKDESPKLKVLSQPA